One Mycolicibacterium fortuitum subsp. fortuitum genomic window carries:
- a CDS encoding bifunctional 3-(3-hydroxy-phenyl)propionate/3-hydroxycinnamic acid hydroxylase, giving the protein MTDQEFDVAIVGAGPVGLTLANVLGIQGVRTLVVDERDALIDYPRGVGLDDESLRTFQSIGLVEAILPHTVPNQILRFYDGNRRLLAEMAPPDARFGWPKRNGFVQPLVDAQLLAGLDRFEHVDVAWGRRMESAVESADAVTIEFGPDVAAVRARYVVGCDGGRSAIRRIMGVSFDGTTSPTRWVVVDLANDPLGHPNSEVGADPDRPYASISIAHGIRRFEFMIHADETDEQAEDPDFVARLLAPFVPHPDKVDVIRRRVYTHHSRIAGNFRKGRFMLAGDAAHLMPVWQGQGYNSGIRDAANLGWKLAAVVNGQAGDALLDSYDTERRKHARAMIDLSTLVGRVISPTNRKVAALRDKLIRGASVVPALKRYVLEMRFKPMPRYDQGAIYHPKPPTADSPVGTLFIQPRVDTREESNVLLDDVVGLNFAVLCWNNNPRVLLGEQAYARWKALGAKFIAARPQTQLFWTGHDADHDDGSVVIVGDRTGALKAWFDVHAESVVVLRPDRCIAGADIAQRAPELSTALFDVLHLVEEGVNGASSPVLYVPQPTAESSGTVG; this is encoded by the coding sequence GTGACCGACCAAGAGTTCGACGTCGCCATCGTGGGAGCCGGGCCGGTCGGGCTGACCCTGGCCAATGTTCTCGGCATTCAGGGCGTCCGAACCCTGGTGGTCGACGAGCGAGACGCCCTGATCGACTACCCGCGCGGGGTCGGTCTCGATGACGAATCGCTGCGCACCTTCCAGTCGATCGGCCTGGTCGAGGCGATCCTGCCGCACACCGTGCCCAACCAGATCCTGCGGTTCTACGACGGCAATCGCCGGCTGTTGGCCGAAATGGCGCCTCCGGACGCACGATTCGGCTGGCCCAAGCGCAACGGATTCGTCCAGCCGCTCGTCGACGCGCAGCTGCTGGCCGGCCTCGACCGGTTCGAGCATGTCGATGTGGCCTGGGGCCGCCGCATGGAATCCGCTGTCGAGTCCGCTGATGCAGTGACGATCGAGTTCGGACCGGACGTGGCCGCGGTGCGGGCGCGCTACGTGGTGGGCTGCGACGGCGGACGCAGCGCCATCCGCCGCATCATGGGGGTCTCCTTCGACGGCACCACTTCTCCGACCCGCTGGGTCGTCGTCGACCTTGCGAACGATCCTCTGGGGCATCCGAACAGTGAGGTCGGTGCCGATCCGGATCGGCCGTACGCCTCGATCTCGATTGCCCACGGTATCCGTCGGTTCGAGTTCATGATCCACGCCGACGAAACCGACGAGCAGGCTGAGGATCCCGATTTCGTCGCGCGCCTACTGGCCCCGTTCGTACCGCACCCGGACAAGGTCGACGTGATCCGGCGCCGTGTCTACACGCACCACTCCCGGATCGCCGGGAACTTCCGCAAGGGCCGGTTCATGTTGGCCGGCGATGCCGCACACCTGATGCCGGTCTGGCAGGGCCAGGGCTACAACAGTGGTATCCGGGATGCGGCCAACCTCGGCTGGAAACTGGCCGCCGTCGTCAACGGCCAGGCCGGCGACGCCCTGCTGGACAGCTATGACACCGAGCGCCGCAAGCATGCGCGGGCCATGATCGACCTGTCCACATTGGTGGGGCGGGTCATCTCGCCCACCAACCGCAAGGTCGCGGCCCTGCGGGACAAGCTGATTCGCGGTGCTTCGGTGGTTCCGGCGCTCAAGCGCTATGTGCTGGAGATGCGGTTCAAGCCGATGCCGCGTTACGACCAGGGCGCGATCTATCACCCGAAGCCACCGACGGCGGACTCCCCGGTGGGTACGTTGTTCATCCAGCCCCGGGTGGACACTCGCGAGGAGTCGAACGTGTTGCTCGACGATGTGGTCGGGCTCAACTTCGCGGTGCTGTGCTGGAACAACAATCCTCGTGTGTTGCTCGGTGAACAGGCCTATGCGCGCTGGAAAGCTCTGGGTGCCAAGTTCATTGCGGCCCGGCCACAGACTCAGTTGTTCTGGACCGGACACGATGCGGACCACGACGACGGTTCGGTGGTGATCGTCGGTGACCGCACGGGAGCGCTGAAGGCCTGGTTCGACGTGCACGCCGAATCGGTGGTGGTACTGCGGCCGGACCGATGCATTGCCGGGGCCGACATCGCCCAACGTGCCCCCGAACTCAGCACCGCGTTGTTCGACGTTCTGCATCTGGTGGAGGAAGGAGTGAACGGTGCCAGTAGCCCTGTGCTGTATGTCCCACAGCCCACTGCTGAATCTTCCGGGACCGTCGGCTGA
- a CDS encoding LLM class flavin-dependent oxidoreductase has protein sequence MKISLFYEFPLPRPWSEDDEHQLFQHGLTEVEAADKAGFSTVWLTEHHFLEEYCHSTAPEMFLAAASQRTKDIRLGFGVMHLPPPINHPARIAERVATLDHLSNGRVEFGTGEGSSVAELGGFDIDPADKRTMWEEALEVSIRCMTEAPFTGFKGEHVEMPARNVIPKPLQKPHPPVWVACTRPSSVQMAAQKAIGALSFAYTGPEALKERVDGYYKEFEEQGAPVTPAINPNILAIGGDLSMMVAKSDDEALKRLGIGGGFFSFGIMHYYLTGMHTPGRTKVWERYEEAVKEDPTLAYGPGRGAIGSPDTVRDFLRAYEASGVDEIILLLNPRSHEGTMESIEIMGKEILPEFIERDAKAVADKTKRLEPVIEKVESRRRPSDAPLFDETYAFGGLPTGRDKFTAGEIPEAMAEINEGRVKAAQAEKAARETSG, from the coding sequence ATGAAGATCTCGCTGTTCTACGAGTTCCCACTGCCTCGGCCGTGGTCGGAGGATGACGAACATCAACTGTTCCAGCACGGACTGACCGAGGTCGAGGCCGCTGACAAGGCCGGTTTCTCCACCGTCTGGCTCACCGAGCACCACTTCCTGGAGGAGTACTGCCATTCCACCGCGCCGGAGATGTTCCTGGCCGCAGCAAGCCAGCGCACCAAGGACATCCGGTTGGGGTTCGGTGTCATGCACCTGCCGCCGCCGATCAACCACCCGGCCCGCATCGCCGAGCGCGTCGCCACCCTGGACCATCTTTCCAACGGACGTGTCGAGTTCGGTACCGGTGAGGGGTCCTCGGTCGCCGAGCTCGGTGGCTTCGACATCGACCCGGCCGACAAGCGCACCATGTGGGAAGAAGCGCTTGAGGTTTCGATCCGCTGCATGACTGAAGCGCCCTTCACCGGGTTCAAGGGTGAGCACGTCGAGATGCCGGCCCGCAACGTGATCCCCAAGCCGCTGCAGAAGCCCCACCCGCCGGTCTGGGTGGCGTGTACCCGCCCCTCCTCGGTGCAGATGGCAGCCCAGAAGGCGATCGGCGCGCTGAGCTTCGCCTACACCGGTCCCGAGGCGCTCAAGGAGCGGGTTGACGGGTACTACAAGGAATTCGAAGAGCAGGGTGCACCCGTCACCCCGGCGATCAACCCCAACATCCTCGCCATCGGTGGTGACCTGTCGATGATGGTGGCGAAATCCGACGACGAGGCACTCAAGCGACTCGGCATCGGCGGTGGCTTCTTCTCGTTCGGGATCATGCACTACTACCTGACCGGCATGCACACGCCCGGCCGCACCAAGGTGTGGGAACGGTACGAGGAGGCGGTCAAGGAGGATCCGACGCTCGCCTACGGTCCCGGCCGCGGTGCCATCGGCTCACCCGACACCGTGCGCGACTTCCTGCGCGCCTACGAGGCGAGCGGCGTGGACGAGATCATCCTGCTGCTCAACCCGCGCAGCCACGAGGGCACCATGGAGTCCATCGAAATCATGGGCAAGGAGATCCTGCCCGAGTTCATCGAGCGGGACGCGAAGGCGGTGGCGGACAAGACCAAGCGGCTTGAGCCGGTGATCGAGAAGGTCGAGTCGCGACGCCGTCCGTCCGACGCCCCGCTGTTCGACGAGACCTACGCCTTCGGCGGCCTGCCCACCGGCCGCGACAAGTTCACCGCCGGTGAGATTCCCGAGGCCATGGCCGAGATCAACGAGGGTCGGGTCAAGGCGGCCCAGGCCGAGAAGGCAGCCCGGGAAACCTCGGGCTGA
- a CDS encoding alpha/beta fold hydrolase, producing the protein MTSTAAGRASGSVSAAGYESVWADLQGVAFSQGYLDVGGVRTRYLHAGDPNLPVLVLLHGSGGHAEAYVRNLESHAQHFSTWSIDMLGHGYTDKPGHPLEVAHYVDHLIGFLDTIGAKRAHISGESLGGWVAARAAADHPDRVNRLVLNTAGGSQADPEVMKRIITLSMAAAQNPTWETVQARIKWLMADKTKDYDDIVASRQAVYRQPGFVAAMSDIMALQDPEIRARNLLGEKEYGSITAPTLVLWTSDDPTADVSEGRRIASMIPGARFEVMPDCGHWPQYEDPETFNKLHVDFLLGRSA; encoded by the coding sequence ATGACAAGCACTGCCGCCGGGCGGGCTTCCGGTTCTGTTTCGGCCGCCGGATACGAGAGTGTCTGGGCTGACCTGCAGGGTGTGGCGTTCTCGCAGGGCTATCTGGATGTGGGTGGGGTGCGCACCCGGTATCTGCACGCCGGTGACCCGAACCTGCCGGTGCTGGTTCTGCTGCACGGATCGGGCGGGCATGCCGAGGCCTACGTGCGCAATCTGGAATCTCATGCCCAGCACTTCTCGACGTGGTCGATCGACATGCTCGGGCACGGCTACACCGACAAGCCCGGCCACCCGCTCGAGGTTGCCCACTACGTCGATCATCTGATCGGCTTCCTGGACACGATCGGTGCGAAGCGTGCACATATCTCGGGTGAGTCGCTGGGCGGGTGGGTAGCCGCCCGGGCCGCTGCCGACCACCCCGACAGGGTCAACCGGTTGGTGCTCAACACCGCCGGCGGTTCACAGGCCGACCCGGAGGTGATGAAGCGGATCATCACGCTGTCGATGGCAGCCGCCCAGAATCCGACCTGGGAGACGGTGCAGGCCCGGATCAAATGGCTGATGGCCGACAAGACAAAGGATTACGACGACATCGTGGCGAGCCGCCAGGCGGTGTACCGTCAGCCCGGCTTCGTCGCCGCGATGAGCGACATCATGGCACTGCAAGATCCGGAGATCCGAGCCCGAAATCTGCTGGGCGAGAAAGAGTACGGCTCGATCACCGCGCCCACGCTGGTGTTGTGGACCAGTGACGACCCAACCGCCGACGTCAGCGAGGGCCGTCGCATTGCGTCGATGATTCCCGGCGCGCGGTTCGAGGTGATGCCCGACTGTGGACACTGGCCGCAGTACGAAGATCCGGAGACGTTCAACAAGCTGCATGTGGACTTCCTGCTGGGACGGTCGGCGTGA
- a CDS encoding FAD-dependent oxidoreductase — MTLTRTEIDWDDEVDVAVLGSGGAGLTAALTASANGASVAIYEKAPTVGGTTAVSGGIVWIPAHDRSADGPLPVSDAIDYLQAQSLGYMDTDLVETFVRTGPAMLDFVEENSELRFAVAEGFPDYKPELPGGRPGGGRSLSAGPVDLAKLGAWKDRITSFPADFSNVGIDAETRARIHAVYDDPDADLCVAGTALIAGLLHGLLDRDVQPVTEARAVELIGDAAGIKGVLISVDGTNLAVRAHRGVVLATGGFEWDAKLVEAYLRGPMRGAVSPPNNTGDGLRMAMAHGADLANMGEAWWVPIVQIPGDTIDGHPRSRSVRLERTRPRSVIVNRAGKRFLNEAGEYNSMAGAFQYLDPKIGYANDPAWIVFDSVHLQRYGFLGVEPGDAAPDWFCESATLAELAVKTGIDADGIAATLNRWNDNVSREIDPDFGRGSSAYDGYWGDNSAATPAGQTLGPLDTAPFYAVPVKIGAMGTKGGPRTDRDGRVLHVNGTAIPGLFAAGNAMGGVTGKAYGGAGGTLGPAMVFGYRSGYAAATGDSAG; from the coding sequence ATGACATTGACCCGCACCGAAATTGACTGGGATGACGAGGTCGACGTCGCCGTACTGGGCAGCGGGGGCGCCGGTCTCACCGCGGCACTTACCGCGTCGGCCAACGGCGCGTCGGTCGCGATCTACGAGAAGGCTCCCACCGTCGGCGGCACCACCGCCGTCTCCGGCGGCATCGTCTGGATCCCGGCCCACGACCGCAGCGCCGACGGGCCGCTGCCGGTTTCCGACGCGATCGACTATCTGCAGGCCCAGTCGCTCGGCTACATGGACACCGACCTGGTGGAGACATTCGTCAGGACGGGCCCGGCGATGCTCGACTTCGTCGAGGAGAACAGTGAACTGCGCTTCGCCGTCGCCGAGGGCTTTCCCGACTACAAGCCCGAACTTCCGGGCGGACGGCCGGGCGGCGGCCGCTCGCTGAGCGCAGGCCCCGTGGACCTGGCCAAACTCGGGGCCTGGAAAGACCGGATCACCTCTTTCCCAGCGGATTTCAGCAATGTGGGCATCGACGCGGAGACCCGTGCCCGGATTCACGCCGTCTACGACGATCCTGACGCCGACCTCTGCGTCGCCGGCACCGCCCTGATCGCCGGCCTGCTGCACGGCCTGCTCGACCGCGATGTTCAGCCGGTCACCGAAGCTCGCGCAGTCGAATTGATCGGCGACGCAGCCGGTATAAAAGGCGTGCTCATCAGCGTCGACGGCACGAATCTCGCGGTCCGCGCCCATCGCGGTGTGGTACTGGCCACCGGAGGATTCGAATGGGACGCCAAGCTGGTCGAGGCGTACCTTCGTGGGCCGATGCGCGGCGCGGTGTCACCGCCGAACAACACCGGCGACGGGCTCCGCATGGCCATGGCACATGGCGCCGATCTGGCCAACATGGGTGAGGCGTGGTGGGTTCCGATCGTTCAGATTCCCGGCGACACCATCGACGGTCACCCACGCAGCCGCAGTGTGCGGCTGGAACGCACGCGGCCGCGCAGCGTCATCGTCAACCGGGCAGGCAAGCGCTTCCTCAACGAGGCAGGCGAATACAACTCCATGGCAGGGGCATTCCAGTATCTCGATCCCAAGATCGGCTACGCCAACGACCCGGCCTGGATCGTGTTCGACTCGGTGCACCTGCAGCGCTACGGCTTCCTCGGCGTCGAACCGGGTGACGCGGCCCCGGACTGGTTCTGTGAGTCGGCCACCCTCGCCGAACTGGCCGTCAAGACCGGAATCGATGCCGACGGGATTGCCGCCACGTTGAATCGATGGAACGACAACGTCTCCCGCGAGATCGACCCTGACTTCGGCCGTGGCTCCAGCGCGTACGACGGATACTGGGGCGACAATTCAGCCGCGACACCGGCCGGCCAGACGCTGGGGCCGCTCGACACCGCGCCGTTCTACGCGGTGCCGGTCAAGATCGGGGCGATGGGCACCAAGGGCGGGCCGCGCACAGACCGGGACGGTCGGGTCCTGCACGTGAACGGCACTGCGATCCCAGGACTGTTCGCCGCCGGCAACGCGATGGGCGGGGTGACCGGCAAGGCCTACGGCGGCGCCGGCGGAACGCTCGGGCCCGCCATGGTGTTCGGTTACCGTAGCGGTTATGCCGCGGCAACGGGCGACTCAGCGGGCTGA
- a CDS encoding IclR family transcriptional regulator codes for MPAKATQPHAQTKTETAPTGAPGSQTLARGLSALAAIAAAPTGLTVQQVADHVGAHRTIAYRLLATLSQFRYVTKGEDGRYRPGAGLAALGASFDNNMRALSVPTLRALADELGSTVSLLVAEGDQQVAVAVIVPTQVFYQLSFHEGSRHPLDRGAAGVALLASMAPRPGERELVHQTREQGWVITHGEIEPDTYGLAVPVRRRPPSPPTCINLISHREDVVLGGKDAVVRAAKELSTILY; via the coding sequence ATGCCGGCCAAGGCAACCCAGCCGCACGCACAAACGAAGACCGAAACCGCTCCGACCGGAGCACCCGGGTCGCAGACCCTGGCGCGTGGTTTGAGCGCGCTCGCCGCCATTGCCGCCGCGCCGACAGGGCTGACTGTGCAGCAGGTCGCCGACCATGTCGGAGCCCACCGGACGATCGCCTACCGGTTGCTGGCCACCCTGAGCCAGTTCCGTTATGTGACCAAGGGTGAAGACGGCAGGTACCGGCCCGGAGCCGGATTGGCCGCCCTCGGTGCGTCCTTCGACAACAACATGCGCGCACTGAGCGTCCCGACCCTGCGCGCGCTGGCCGACGAACTCGGCAGCACCGTGTCCCTTCTGGTGGCCGAAGGCGATCAACAGGTGGCAGTCGCAGTGATCGTCCCGACGCAGGTCTTCTATCAGCTGTCGTTCCACGAGGGCAGCCGCCATCCGCTCGACCGGGGTGCGGCCGGGGTGGCCTTGCTGGCGAGCATGGCGCCACGGCCCGGCGAACGCGAACTGGTCCACCAGACCCGCGAACAGGGCTGGGTGATCACTCACGGCGAGATCGAACCGGACACCTACGGCCTTGCGGTACCCGTACGCCGACGCCCACCGTCTCCGCCCACCTGCATCAATCTCATCTCGCATCGCGAGGACGTCGTGCTGGGCGGCAAGGACGCAGTCGTGCGGGCAGCAAAAGAACTGTCGACCATCCTGTACTGA
- a CDS encoding FAD-binding protein: MTSDIKVFDKTVDVLVVGSGGGGMTAALAAEAAGLDTLVIEKSSHFGGSTALSGGGIWVPGAPSQRRAGYVPSPDGVFDYLKRITEGTVSDARLRKYVEAAPEMMDFLEHNSDWFEFVWKPGYADYYPELPGGSAQGSTINVPAIDLRKLGEHEQELLAPLALAPRGIWFAPKDLRLFYQIRQNWRGKAVLLKLIWRMVRARVFGDRMAAIGQSLAARMRLALKQHDIPLWLDAPMTSLITGADGAVLGAVVEREGKALRIRATGGVILASGGFDHDMAWRKEHLPVLEKDWSFGNPAATGDGIRAGEKAGGATELLDEAWWFPAICWPDGRLQFMLNERMMPSQFVVNGEGRRFINEAAPYMDFAHAMIKGQESGVTHIPCWLVTDIDSFHRYVVAGHLPIPKIPFAPVPTGRKVPRAWLDSGVVVEAHSWEELAGKIGVPADNLRATADRFNQLAHAGHDDDFNRGDSAYDNYYGDPTLPNPNLRPLGKPPYYAFQIILGDLGTSGGLRTDENARVLRADESVVDGLYAVGNVSAAVMGRSYAGAGATIGPAMTFGYVAARHIADELAQQSVAQQISEAADPQVHVNVSNTPGGNR; the protein is encoded by the coding sequence ATGACCTCAGACATCAAGGTGTTCGACAAAACCGTCGACGTGCTCGTCGTCGGATCCGGCGGCGGCGGTATGACAGCTGCATTGGCCGCCGAGGCAGCCGGGCTCGATACTCTCGTAATCGAAAAGTCTTCTCACTTCGGCGGTTCCACCGCGCTGTCGGGCGGCGGGATCTGGGTTCCCGGGGCGCCGTCGCAGCGTCGGGCTGGCTACGTGCCCTCCCCGGACGGGGTGTTCGACTACCTCAAGCGGATCACCGAAGGCACCGTCAGCGACGCCCGGCTGCGCAAGTATGTCGAGGCCGCACCGGAGATGATGGACTTTCTCGAGCACAACAGCGATTGGTTCGAGTTCGTCTGGAAGCCCGGTTACGCCGACTATTACCCGGAGCTGCCGGGCGGGTCCGCGCAGGGCAGCACCATCAATGTCCCGGCTATCGACCTGCGCAAGCTCGGTGAGCATGAGCAGGAACTGCTGGCGCCGCTGGCCCTGGCGCCCCGGGGAATCTGGTTTGCGCCCAAGGACCTTCGGCTCTTCTACCAGATCCGGCAGAACTGGCGCGGCAAGGCGGTGCTGCTCAAGCTGATCTGGCGGATGGTGCGGGCCCGGGTATTCGGTGACCGGATGGCCGCCATCGGCCAGTCGCTGGCGGCGCGGATGCGGCTGGCGCTCAAGCAGCACGACATCCCGCTGTGGCTCGACGCGCCGATGACGTCGCTGATCACCGGTGCGGACGGTGCGGTACTCGGCGCGGTCGTCGAACGTGAGGGCAAGGCGCTGCGAATCCGGGCCACCGGCGGCGTCATCCTGGCCTCCGGTGGATTCGACCATGACATGGCGTGGCGCAAAGAGCACCTTCCGGTACTCGAGAAGGACTGGAGCTTCGGCAATCCCGCGGCCACCGGGGACGGTATCCGGGCCGGCGAGAAAGCCGGCGGTGCCACCGAACTGCTGGATGAGGCGTGGTGGTTCCCGGCGATCTGCTGGCCCGACGGCCGGCTGCAGTTCATGCTCAACGAGCGGATGATGCCGTCACAGTTTGTGGTCAACGGCGAGGGCAGGCGATTCATCAACGAGGCCGCGCCCTACATGGACTTCGCCCACGCGATGATCAAGGGGCAGGAATCCGGCGTCACGCACATCCCGTGCTGGCTGGTCACCGACATCGACTCGTTCCACCGGTATGTGGTGGCCGGGCATCTGCCCATCCCGAAGATTCCGTTCGCGCCGGTTCCCACCGGCCGCAAGGTGCCTCGGGCCTGGTTGGACTCGGGCGTCGTGGTCGAGGCGCACAGCTGGGAGGAGCTGGCCGGCAAGATCGGAGTCCCCGCGGACAACCTGCGGGCCACCGCCGACCGTTTCAACCAACTGGCCCACGCCGGTCACGATGACGACTTCAACCGCGGCGACAGCGCCTACGACAACTACTACGGCGACCCGACGCTGCCCAACCCGAATCTGCGTCCGCTCGGCAAGCCGCCCTATTACGCGTTCCAGATCATCCTCGGCGACCTGGGCACCTCGGGTGGCCTGCGCACCGACGAGAACGCTCGGGTCCTGCGCGCCGACGAGTCCGTCGTGGACGGGCTCTACGCGGTCGGCAATGTCTCGGCGGCCGTCATGGGCCGTAGCTACGCCGGTGCCGGCGCGACCATCGGGCCGGCGATGACCTTCGGGTATGTCGCGGCCAGGCACATCGCTGACGAACTCGCACAACAGTCAGTCGCACAACAGATTTCAGAAGCAGCCGACCCTCAAGTCCACGTGAACGTCAGCAACACCCCAGGAGGAAACCGATGA
- a CDS encoding 3-carboxyethylcatechol 2,3-dioxygenase — protein MSHSPLLNLPGPSAELLEEIEAAVTNARQFVADYDPELVVTFSPDHYNGFFYRLMPPFCIGTAAAGVGDYGTYEGALNVAGDIAQQCAEAVWESGVDVAISTSMDVDHGTVQPLQELFGEATARPIVPIFINSVATPLGPLARSRALGAAVGAFLSTLDQRVLVLGSGGLSHDPPVPTLTTAPPAALDRIVYGVPMTAEQRMARQTAVSQAAHDFAHGDSVLRPLNPEWDHSLLEIFDQGRLTDLDSWSNTFIADEGGNSAHEIRTWVAAFAALAANGPYRTGNHFYRAAPELIAGFAIRTAVGIAA, from the coding sequence ATGTCCCACAGCCCACTGCTGAATCTTCCGGGACCGTCGGCTGAACTCCTCGAAGAGATCGAGGCAGCGGTCACGAATGCTCGCCAGTTTGTTGCCGACTACGACCCCGAGTTGGTCGTCACCTTCTCGCCCGACCACTACAACGGGTTCTTCTACCGGTTGATGCCTCCGTTCTGCATCGGCACCGCCGCGGCAGGCGTCGGGGACTACGGCACCTACGAGGGCGCCCTCAATGTCGCGGGCGACATCGCTCAGCAGTGTGCCGAGGCGGTATGGGAGTCCGGGGTCGATGTCGCGATCTCGACGAGCATGGACGTCGACCACGGCACCGTGCAGCCGCTACAGGAGCTGTTCGGCGAGGCGACAGCACGCCCCATCGTGCCGATATTCATCAATTCCGTTGCCACCCCGCTGGGTCCGCTGGCGAGGTCCCGCGCTCTCGGCGCGGCCGTCGGTGCCTTTCTCTCGACTCTCGACCAGCGGGTGCTGGTGCTGGGTTCCGGTGGGCTCTCGCATGACCCGCCGGTGCCCACGTTGACCACCGCGCCGCCGGCGGCGCTGGACCGCATCGTGTACGGCGTCCCGATGACCGCGGAGCAGCGCATGGCCCGGCAGACCGCGGTGAGCCAGGCCGCGCACGACTTCGCCCACGGCGACAGTGTGCTGCGGCCGCTGAACCCCGAATGGGACCACAGTCTGCTGGAGATCTTCGACCAGGGCCGCCTCACAGACCTGGACAGCTGGTCCAACACCTTCATCGCCGACGAAGGGGGCAATTCGGCACACGAGATCCGCACCTGGGTGGCCGCCTTCGCGGCGCTGGCAGCCAACGGGCCTTACCGGACGGGAAACCACTTCTACCGGGCGGCCCCGGAATTGATCGCAGGATTCGCAATCAGGACGGCGGTAGGAATCGCAGCATGA